One Ignavibacteria bacterium genomic window carries:
- a CDS encoding T9SS type A sorting domain-containing protein, whose translation MKKLVTLIIWFLIENLYSQSISIQGFVKDKQTGIGLDSAFLILVNKNNLNQKDTFSTNSSGYFSFFLTSVKDFKFEKDFSVSNNYPNPFNPSTNLDINLPSSNQVSIEVYDIIGKLIEKKTFYLASGKHTIEYWGKGSAGIYFVVVRYGEKVSAKKIVQLDNLNGDGIKLRTSINELQNKLSKAKTNEYFLIAERFLYVPDTIEIDDSQSRNIIFTLETVHQNAILIDLHNDVLEKVVDGYDLGKLNSINHSDLPRFYKGGVDVQLMALWVSPTQYPNNPFEQTLKMIDSFKVQLNKYSSLMAQARNAREVDSLVKIGKFAAILCVEGGHSIEENIYKLDSLYKLGARYLTITWNNSTSWATSAQDPQAATKGLSEFGRQVIRHMDSLGMIIDVSHVGPKTIDDILEVTVNPIIASHSGVKTLRNHYRNLTDQQIIKIAQKGGVIGVIFYPPYLTTSSTATINNVIAHIDYIKNLVGIDYIALGSDFDGIERVVVGLEDVSKFPNLTEALLRRGYSISDIRKIYGENFLRVFRQVCK comes from the coding sequence ATGAAAAAGCTGGTAACATTAATTATCTGGTTTCTAATTGAAAATCTTTACTCTCAATCTATTTCGATTCAGGGATTTGTGAAAGATAAACAAACTGGTATCGGTTTAGATTCGGCATTTTTAATTCTTGTTAATAAAAATAATTTGAATCAAAAGGATACTTTTTCCACAAACAGCTCTGGTTATTTCTCATTTTTTCTCACATCCGTAAAAGATTTTAAATTTGAAAAGGATTTTTCTGTTTCAAATAATTACCCTAATCCTTTCAATCCTTCAACCAATCTGGATATAAACCTACCATCATCAAATCAAGTTAGCATTGAAGTGTATGATATCATAGGTAAACTAATTGAGAAGAAAACTTTTTACCTTGCATCGGGGAAGCACACAATAGAATACTGGGGAAAAGGAAGCGCGGGAATATACTTTGTGGTGGTAAGATACGGTGAAAAAGTTTCCGCTAAAAAAATTGTTCAACTCGATAATCTTAATGGCGATGGAATTAAACTTAGAACTTCCATTAATGAGCTTCAAAATAAACTCTCAAAGGCTAAAACAAATGAATATTTCTTAATTGCTGAAAGATTTCTTTATGTTCCCGACACAATTGAGATTGATGATTCTCAAAGTAGAAATATAATTTTTACACTCGAGACAGTTCATCAAAATGCAATTTTAATCGATCTGCACAATGATGTTTTGGAAAAAGTTGTAGATGGCTATGATTTAGGAAAATTAAATTCGATAAATCATTCTGACCTGCCAAGATTTTACAAAGGTGGTGTGGATGTTCAGTTGATGGCGTTATGGGTAAGCCCAACTCAATATCCCAATAATCCGTTTGAACAAACATTGAAGATGATTGATTCATTCAAAGTCCAGCTGAATAAATACAGTTCATTAATGGCTCAAGCGAGAAATGCAAGAGAAGTTGATAGCCTTGTTAAGATCGGGAAATTTGCAGCAATCTTATGTGTTGAAGGAGGTCATTCAATCGAAGAGAATATTTACAAACTTGATTCCTTATACAAACTCGGCGCAAGATATTTAACAATTACCTGGAATAATTCTACGAGTTGGGCAACTTCAGCTCAAGATCCACAAGCTGCAACAAAAGGACTTTCCGAATTTGGTCGTCAGGTTATTAGACATATGGATTCACTTGGAATGATAATCGATGTTTCTCATGTTGGTCCAAAAACTATTGACGATATTCTTGAAGTTACCGTTAATCCAATAATTGCGTCGCACTCTGGAGTCAAAACATTACGAAATCATTATAGAAATTTAACTGATCAACAAATTATTAAAATCGCTCAGAAAGGCGGAGTAATTGGAGTGATTTTTTATCCGCCGTATCTAACGACTTCATCTACTGCTACAATTAATAATGTGATCGCTCATATAGATTACATAAAAAATCTTGTTGGAATAGATTACATAGCTTTAGGCTCCGATTTTGATGGTATTGAAAGAGTTGTAGTTGGTCTTGAAGATGTTTCGAAATTCCCAAACTTAACTGAAGCACTTTTAAGGAGGGGATATTCAATTTCAGATATCAGAAAAATTTATGGTGAAAATTTTTTAAGAGTGTTCAGACAGGTTTGCAAATAA
- the secD gene encoding protein translocase subunit SecD, whose translation MKKYRFKIFLILAIIGLGIYFLYPTIQDYFNSKEIQKVLQERKETYLKEHPNAKPAELDRYLTQIEDSIRNADPSIKKAREKRIKLGLDLQGGMYIVLEVNTLKLLEKLAKNPDENFYEILKATENIVKVSEEPVVQVFAQEAKKRGIRLSRYFGEIRDDDDKIISMLEKQAEDAVTRAQEIIRNRVDQYGVSEPSIHLSGSRRIIVELPGVARKEEARQLLQGTALLEFNLVKDPEFTFALLEKINKVLAGKPLEDTLVKDTAKADTTKKSPDQMTKEEFEKEYPLFTVAVPNPQSQTADLFVRENDRTKVEMMLNRPEVQNVIPKDVKFVWSAKPEFYAEGQGIYRLYCVKATPELTGGVITDARATLDPQNSSPIVTMEMNAEGARDWARITGNNIDKRIAIILDGVVFSAPTVRSKITGGRSQIENIGTLEEAKLLEIVLKAGALPAPVEIIEERVIGPSLGQDSIQKGLTSAFLGGLFVIIFMLIWYRTAGGVADFAVILNVFFILAVLAGFGATLTLPGIAGIILTIGMAVDANVLVNERVREELKTGKTIKAAIDAGYSKAFSAIFDGNITTFFTGLILYQFGSGPIQGFALTLMIGIAATLFTQLFVTRLIFDVFVEQGKKPNFG comes from the coding sequence ATGAAAAAATACAGATTTAAAATCTTTTTAATACTTGCAATAATTGGTTTGGGAATCTATTTCCTTTATCCCACCATTCAGGATTACTTTAATTCGAAAGAGATTCAAAAAGTTCTTCAGGAACGAAAGGAAACTTATTTAAAAGAGCATCCAAATGCAAAGCCAGCAGAGCTGGATAGGTATTTGACCCAGATTGAGGATAGTATTCGAAATGCTGACCCATCAATCAAAAAGGCTCGAGAAAAAAGAATAAAACTCGGACTTGATTTGCAGGGTGGAATGTATATCGTTCTTGAAGTGAACACTTTAAAACTTCTCGAAAAACTTGCTAAAAATCCTGATGAAAATTTTTATGAGATTCTTAAAGCAACTGAAAACATCGTCAAAGTAAGCGAAGAACCTGTTGTTCAAGTCTTTGCCCAAGAAGCAAAGAAAAGAGGAATCCGTCTGAGCCGATACTTTGGTGAAATTAGAGATGACGATGATAAAATTATAAGTATGCTTGAGAAACAGGCTGAGGATGCTGTTACAAGAGCTCAGGAAATTATACGAAATCGTGTCGATCAATATGGAGTTTCTGAACCGAGTATTCATCTTTCTGGTTCAAGAAGAATAATTGTTGAGCTTCCAGGTGTTGCTCGAAAAGAAGAAGCTCGACAGCTGCTTCAAGGAACAGCATTGCTTGAATTTAATCTTGTCAAGGATCCAGAGTTTACTTTTGCTTTATTGGAAAAAATAAACAAAGTACTTGCGGGTAAACCGCTCGAAGATACACTTGTGAAGGATACAGCGAAAGCTGATACTACAAAGAAGAGCCCTGACCAAATGACTAAAGAAGAATTTGAAAAAGAATATCCTCTTTTCACTGTAGCGGTTCCAAATCCACAATCGCAAACTGCGGATCTATTTGTACGCGAAAATGATAGAACAAAAGTCGAAATGATGTTGAATAGACCTGAAGTGCAGAATGTAATTCCCAAAGATGTGAAGTTTGTCTGGAGTGCAAAACCAGAATTTTATGCTGAAGGTCAAGGTATTTATAGATTATACTGCGTAAAGGCTACACCTGAACTTACTGGTGGAGTTATAACAGATGCTCGGGCAACACTTGATCCGCAAAACAGTTCACCAATTGTAACAATGGAAATGAATGCAGAAGGTGCTCGAGACTGGGCAAGAATTACAGGAAACAACATTGATAAACGTATCGCTATTATTTTGGATGGAGTTGTATTCTCAGCCCCAACTGTTAGAAGCAAAATCACTGGCGGTAGATCACAAATTGAAAATATCGGAACTCTTGAAGAAGCAAAACTTCTCGAGATAGTTTTGAAAGCAGGTGCTCTTCCAGCTCCAGTCGAAATTATAGAAGAAAGAGTGATTGGTCCTTCTCTTGGTCAAGATTCAATCCAAAAAGGTCTTACCTCAGCATTTCTTGGCGGTTTGTTCGTTATAATCTTTATGCTTATCTGGTATAGAACAGCTGGTGGCGTTGCAGATTTTGCTGTGATCTTGAATGTGTTCTTTATTTTAGCCGTTCTTGCCGGCTTTGGTGCAACACTGACACTTCCAGGTATTGCTGGTATTATCTTAACAATTGGTATGGCTGTCGACGCAAATGTCCTTGTAAATGAAAGAGTTCGCGAGGAATTAAAAACAGGTAAAACTATTAAAGCTGCTATCGACGCTGGATATTCAAAAGCATTCTCAGCTATTTTTGACGGAAATATTACAACATTCTTTACTGGTTTGATTCTTTATCAATTTGGAAGTGGACCAATTCAAGGATTTGCTTTAACTCTTATGATTGGTATCGCAGCAACTTTGTTCACCCAACTATTTGTAACTAGATTAATCTTTGATGTCTTTGTTGAACAAGGAAAGAAACCAAACTTCGGTTAG
- a CDS encoding DUF1232 domain-containing protein has product MENLPKEILITPEDEKKFQEKVEYIDKEITGKIEKTKNKISFIEDIIALYNYLKDDSVKWYRKLIVVSALVYFISPIDTIPDLAPLVGYLDDLGVIAAAIKYIGSEIQPYYRYKPSPKKEKEEEDLLF; this is encoded by the coding sequence ATGGAAAATTTACCTAAAGAGATATTGATCACACCAGAGGACGAAAAGAAATTTCAAGAAAAGGTTGAATACATTGATAAAGAGATAACTGGCAAAATTGAAAAAACAAAAAACAAAATTTCTTTTATTGAAGACATTATAGCTCTTTATAATTATCTTAAAGATGATTCAGTAAAATGGTATAGAAAACTAATCGTTGTTTCTGCTTTAGTTTATTTCATTTCACCTATTGATACAATACCTGACCTTGCGCCGCTTGTTGGATATTTAGATGATTTAGGTGTAATTGCGGCTGCAATAAAATATATTGGCTCCGAAATCCAGCCTTATTATCGTTATAAGCCTTCCCCTAAAAAAGAGAAAGAGGAAGAAGATTTACTTTTTTAA
- the ychF gene encoding redox-regulated ATPase YchF, whose product MQIGIVGLPLSGKTTLFQTLTKTHLDPSALAKGEAHQAVIKVPDARLDKLNEIFKPKRKVNATIEIVDVVGLQKGETGSTQFTSNFLSKVKTNDALVQVVRLFENEYAPHPEGSIDMMRDINTFETEFIISDLSIVENRIDKIKKQIQKTQDENLKREIPVLEKCLDYLNKEIPLRDADLTKDEIKILRAYQLLTLKPMLIALNLDEKMINKEDEFFDILIKKKISKNTRAIAFYGRIEMELSELSDEDAKAFMEEYGIKESALTKLIREAYDLLGLQSFFTVGEDEVRAWTIRKGMNAQEAAGEIHTDFYNKFIRAEVVHYDDFIKYGSFAAAKEHGAWRLEGKEYIVKDGDILTIRHN is encoded by the coding sequence ATGCAAATTGGAATCGTAGGTTTACCCCTTTCTGGTAAAACAACTTTATTTCAAACTCTAACAAAAACTCATCTTGACCCTTCAGCTCTTGCAAAGGGAGAAGCACATCAGGCAGTTATTAAAGTACCAGATGCAAGGCTTGATAAACTTAACGAAATATTTAAACCCAAAAGAAAAGTAAACGCAACTATTGAAATTGTGGATGTTGTTGGTTTGCAGAAGGGTGAAACAGGAAGCACTCAGTTCACAAGCAATTTCCTTTCAAAAGTAAAAACAAACGATGCACTTGTTCAGGTAGTGAGACTTTTTGAAAATGAATATGCACCTCATCCCGAAGGTTCAATTGATATGATGCGTGATATTAATACTTTTGAAACTGAATTTATAATTTCAGACTTATCGATAGTTGAAAATCGAATTGATAAAATCAAAAAACAAATTCAAAAAACTCAGGACGAAAATTTAAAACGAGAAATTCCAGTTCTTGAAAAATGCCTCGATTATCTTAATAAAGAAATTCCATTAAGGGATGCAGATCTGACAAAAGATGAGATAAAAATATTGAGAGCTTATCAATTACTCACATTAAAACCGATGTTAATTGCTCTTAATTTGGATGAAAAAATGATAAACAAAGAAGATGAATTCTTTGATATTCTCATAAAGAAAAAAATCTCTAAAAACACAAGAGCAATTGCTTTCTATGGCAGAATCGAAATGGAGCTATCTGAACTATCCGATGAAGATGCAAAAGCATTTATGGAAGAATATGGAATTAAAGAATCAGCTTTGACAAAATTAATCCGCGAAGCTTATGATTTACTTGGTCTTCAATCATTTTTCACTGTTGGTGAAGATGAAGTCCGTGCATGGACAATTAGAAAAGGTATGAACGCTCAAGAAGCAGCTGGGGAAATTCACACAGATTTTTACAACAAATTCATTCGCGCGGAAGTTGTTCATTATGATGACTTTATCAAATATGGTTCCTTTGCTGCTGCTAAAGAGCATGGTGCCTGGCGGCTTGAGGGCAAGGAATATATTGTCAAAGATGGAGATATACTTACAATAAGACATAACTAA
- a CDS encoding M20/M25/M40 family metallo-hydrolase: MIKIVLFLLTFLFVPINTFSQQVDNDLYELSKKIVRSALIERKGYQWLEELCKIGPRLPGSENSYKAIQWAKQKMEEAGFDSVWLQPVMAPHWVRGNFEEAKILKSKRFKSRKLSITALGGSVGTDKNGITGEIIIVNNFEELKSKSDLVKGRIVFYNRPLDYGEVEPFAGYGGAVNQRSIGAIEAAKYGAIGVIVRSITTKHDNVPHTGVMNYVDSLPKIPAVAIGYQDADFLADAVLNEPDLQVNIKLSCKKLPDVMSYNVIGEIRGNEFPNEIIVVGGHFDSWDKGCGAHDDGAGCVQSMEVLDIFKRLNIKPKRTIRCVLFIDEEQSQTGAKEYAKFSQETNQKHIAAIEADRGAFTPRGFYADTDSSTLNYLQSFLPYLSLAKIDWIRKGGSGVDVSKIKNTKALFGYVPDSQRYMDVHHSDNDTFDTVHPREFELGSAAMAIMCLLLSEKGL; the protein is encoded by the coding sequence ATGATTAAGATCGTGTTGTTTCTTTTGACTTTTCTTTTTGTACCGATTAATACTTTTTCTCAACAAGTTGATAATGATTTGTATGAATTAAGTAAAAAAATTGTAAGATCAGCACTTATCGAAAGAAAAGGATATCAGTGGCTTGAGGAATTATGTAAGATTGGACCAAGACTTCCCGGTTCTGAAAATTCTTATAAAGCAATTCAATGGGCAAAACAAAAAATGGAAGAGGCCGGTTTTGATTCTGTTTGGCTTCAGCCTGTAATGGCTCCCCACTGGGTAAGAGGAAATTTTGAAGAAGCTAAAATTTTAAAATCAAAAAGATTTAAATCCAGAAAATTATCTATCACTGCTCTTGGCGGAAGCGTTGGAACCGATAAAAATGGAATTACTGGTGAAATAATCATTGTGAATAATTTTGAAGAATTAAAATCAAAATCTGATCTGGTTAAAGGCAGGATAGTTTTTTACAATCGTCCGCTTGATTATGGCGAAGTTGAACCATTTGCAGGATATGGCGGCGCGGTCAATCAAAGATCAATTGGAGCAATTGAGGCAGCTAAGTATGGAGCGATTGGGGTAATTGTTCGTTCAATCACAACCAAACATGATAATGTTCCACATACTGGCGTTATGAACTATGTTGATTCACTTCCTAAAATTCCTGCCGTTGCTATAGGATATCAGGATGCTGATTTTCTTGCAGATGCAGTTTTAAATGAACCAGATCTTCAAGTCAATATAAAACTTTCGTGTAAAAAATTACCTGATGTAATGTCATACAATGTAATAGGAGAAATTCGTGGTAATGAATTCCCGAACGAAATCATTGTAGTTGGTGGACATTTCGACTCCTGGGATAAAGGTTGTGGTGCTCATGATGATGGTGCAGGCTGCGTTCAATCAATGGAAGTTCTGGATATATTCAAACGACTGAACATTAAACCAAAACGCACAATTAGATGCGTCTTATTTATCGATGAAGAGCAAAGTCAAACAGGTGCGAAAGAATATGCAAAATTTTCTCAAGAGACGAATCAAAAACATATAGCTGCAATTGAAGCCGATCGAGGAGCATTCACTCCAAGAGGTTTTTATGCTGATACTGATTCCTCTACACTAAATTACTTGCAATCTTTTTTACCTTACTTAAGTCTTGCAAAAATCGATTGGATTAGAAAAGGCGGAAGCGGAGTTGATGTTTCTAAAATCAAAAACACTAAAGCTTTGTTCGGATATGTTCCAGATTCACAAAGATATATGGATGTTCATCATTCAGATAACGATACATTCGATACAGTTCATCCAAGAGAATTTGAGCTTGGATCTGCTGCAATGGCAATTATGTGTTTACTGTTAAGCGAAAAGGGTTTATAA
- a CDS encoding nuclease: protein MPNKLYHYRAVVVGVYDGDTINVNIDLGLSTWINNEKLRLARINAPEIKGKERAKGLKSRDFLRDLLINKKVIIQTIKDRKEKYGRYLAEIWLEENGKFINVNDLMVQKKLAVYKKY from the coding sequence ATTCCAAATAAACTTTATCATTACAGAGCTGTAGTAGTTGGAGTTTATGATGGAGATACAATAAATGTAAATATTGATCTGGGACTCTCAACCTGGATTAATAATGAAAAACTTCGATTAGCGCGGATTAATGCACCAGAAATTAAGGGGAAAGAAAGAGCTAAAGGCTTGAAATCAAGAGATTTTCTCCGTGATCTTTTAATAAATAAAAAAGTAATCATTCAAACTATAAAAGATAGAAAAGAAAAGTATGGAAGATATCTGGCTGAAATCTGGCTTGAAGAGAATGGGAAATTTATCAATGTAAACGATTTAATGGTTCAGAAAAAGCTGGCTGTTTATAAGAAATATTAA
- a CDS encoding glycosyltransferase has translation MSELTLIISFYNRLDYLKLVLAGLEIQSFKNFEVIIADDGSNQNVVKELYSIIPQFDFSIKHIWQEDKGFRKNKILNRAIVESHSNYLVFIDGDCIPHSEFLKEHFQNKEEKVCLTGRRVNLSKKISSMLDEKKIRDGFLEKNYLLLLFDSIFGETVDFEKGLYFKSKALRKLVNKKTRGLLGCNFSIHKDDILSVNGFDERYEAPSIGEDTDLQFRLELNGIRIKSLNNIAIQFHLYHKLQERLPENLKLFEEVKKSKIAFTPFGIDKKL, from the coding sequence ATGTCCGAACTTACTCTAATAATTTCATTTTACAATCGATTGGATTATTTGAAATTGGTTTTAGCAGGTCTCGAAATTCAATCATTTAAAAATTTTGAAGTTATAATTGCTGACGATGGATCAAACCAAAATGTCGTTAAAGAACTTTATAGTATAATTCCCCAATTTGATTTCTCAATTAAACACATCTGGCAGGAAGACAAAGGTTTCAGAAAGAACAAAATCCTTAATCGTGCAATTGTAGAAAGTCATTCTAATTATCTGGTTTTTATTGATGGTGATTGCATCCCTCATTCAGAATTTCTAAAAGAACATTTTCAGAATAAAGAAGAAAAAGTCTGTCTCACTGGCAGAAGGGTTAATCTCTCAAAAAAGATCAGCTCTATGCTCGATGAGAAAAAAATTCGAGATGGATTCCTCGAAAAAAATTATTTACTGCTCCTGTTTGATAGTATCTTTGGTGAAACAGTTGATTTTGAAAAAGGTCTCTATTTCAAATCAAAAGCATTGAGAAAATTAGTGAACAAAAAAACCCGAGGACTTCTTGGGTGTAATTTTTCAATTCACAAAGATGATATTTTAAGTGTAAACGGCTTTGATGAAAGATATGAAGCGCCTTCGATTGGAGAGGATACGGATTTACAGTTTCGACTTGAATTAAATGGAATAAGAATAAAATCACTAAACAATATTGCAATTCAATTTCATCTATATCATAAGTTACAGGAAAGACTGCCAGAAAATTTGAAATTGTTTGAGGAAGTAAAAAAATCCAAAATAGCTTTCACACCATTCGGTATTGATAAAAAACTTTAG